In the genome of Paenibacillus pabuli, the window TAAAGCCAACTTATTAATGTAAAAGCTTTTAAATTTAAAACTTAAGCGGACAGGAGGATGATTCTCCTGTCCGCTTTGTTGTACTTTCATTCTAATCTGTTCTGTCCAATCTATTCCCAGAAAAAACGTCCGGCAAATACCTTCTCCGTCAGCAACTTGTATGTCTCGTCTGACAATTCTTTTTTCATTTTCGCCAATACAACAACCTTGCCTCCATTATATTGCCTGGACATTCCGATCTCGGCTGTGGTATTAGTAGCATCCAGACACATAATTGGCGTTTTGGCATCTTTTGTCCAAGGTGTCCATTCGACCAATTCCGATGATCCACCACTACCCGGGTTACCTGTGTAGAGGAACTGCTTCAGATAAGCCGCCATCGCGGCAGACAATGCCTCACGGCCAGGTTTGTTCTGTTCACTAAAATAACCTTCAGGGAAAAGAGCGGCAACGCCGTCTGCGTGCCCTGTGTAAAAGTCCATATCCGCTCCATGCGGTGCACCCAGCAAAGTTTGCAGTCTTTCGGAAATAACTCCAGGCCGGGTACCCCATGCAAAACGATAGGCGTATACAGGTGGCTGTTCCACTTGGCTCGTCAGACGTTCGGCTACCCGCTCTGCATTGTAGCCTGCATAAGCCTCGCTGCCGTATTTCAAAGCTGCGGCATACTGTTCAGCCTTGGTCTTATCCGTAAACAGTGTCTCATCATTAATGGAGGATACAAAGTTCGGATCACCAAAAGCAAAGCTGGAGAACTCGGTTTCCAAACTGCCGAGCAGAACAGGCACTTGTGCATAATTACCGCTGCTGATGGCATCAAACCCCTCTTTTGGAATAACTGTCCCATCACGGAACAGATGTGGGAATGGCTCCATACGGATCGCCGTTGAACCAAATGCGGTGACCAGCTTGTCTGCAGGCAGCTCACGCAAATAGCTCGCCAGCTGTATCTGAGGCTGCTTGCTGATCCATGTTTTCGCATTTTCGATAGAGGACGCCTTCCCCTCTTCCATGAGCAACTTCACGAGTGCATCCTCGGATTTTTGCTCGCCTTCCTCCGGTGCTGCTGTGGTCAGGCCACCACTAAAAGCAGCTGCCTTCTGAAACAACCCTTTGCTCAGCGGCGAGATTAACGCTGCCAGAACATCACGTGCTCCTGCCGACTGCCCGGCCAACGTAACATTGCCTGTATCTCCGCCAAAGCCCACGATATTATCCTGTACCCACTGCAGTGCACGGAATGCATCAAGTAAGCCATAGTTGCCCGAATCATCAAGGGCATTTCCTGTTTTCAATGCAGCACTTTGAAAGAACCCAAGGGCTCCCAAACGATAATTCACGGATATGATAATGCTGTTTGTGTTACGCGCAAGCTGTTCACCCTGAAAATCCTTGCCTGATCCGGTCAAATTCCCGCCGCCGTGCAGAAACACCATAACCGGAAGCTTGGAACTGGTTGTATTCGAACGCCAAATATTGAGATACAGTGAGTCTTCATTTCCGGCTATCGTTTCGCCGGATAACTGTAAGCTGTTCGCAGCAAATTCCTTGGCTGTTCGAGTCCCTGTCCATGCATCCGGTTCACGCGGTGCCTTCCAGCGTAATTCACCTACCGGAGGTGCTGCATAAGGAACACCTAGCCAGCCGAGCGTACCGTATTGTTCATAGGTCTTCCCGTCAATGGCGCCATATTTCGTCTGCTGCAATGTTTGAGGTTTGAACCCCTGATCTTGTTTATGCTTCATCCGGCTCTGCTTCAATGTTTCGCCGCCATTTTTGAGCTGTTCCTGCAACGATTGTGCAGTCGCCTCAGCCATCTGGCGGTTGGCAAGTTCGCTCATGCTCTTGCCTTGAAGCGCGTTCACCCCCTTAATCGATGCGTAAGTGGAAGCTTCTCCTTGATTGTAGTCTGTACCTGCTTCATATCCAAGCACCTTTAGCAGCAATTCTGCTTATTCTCCCGATGTGTTACTGCCGCATTGGGCCCAAAACGTTTGCTTCCAGCTGTGATTCCAGCTAAATATGGATGCTGCTTCAAATACCTACCACGGGTTGCAGAAGCTTGCCTGCTTGTTGTGCCGCATCTTCATACGTATCGTTACCTCATATGCGAGTGCTTCTTTTCCCTTTTTCTAATCGTAAAATTTACATTTAGTTAATCGAGTGCATACGCTCATTTATCATTGATTGTATACACTGGATGTGGATACCAAATTATACATAACATTAGGAGGATGTGTTCATGTTAAACCGATTCAATATCCGTGCAGCCAAAATGATGCTCGCGGTGACGACCATTGTTACGGCTACGCTGGGAGGCAGTAGTGCAGCATGGGCTGTCGAAGACACCACCACCTCTGCTTCACCAATTAAAAATGTAATCATCCTGATCCCGGACGGTATGGCGAACGACGCTACAGCTTTGGCTCGCTGGTACAAGGGTTCCTCTCTTACTCTGGATTCCATGGCTAGTGGCATGGTTCGGACACATTCTGCAGATGCGCCGATTGCGGACTCGGCCCCTGCGGGAACAGCCTTTGCCACAGGTCACAAATCACATACAGGATATGTCGGTGTGCTGCCGGATAAAGCAACAATGCCTGGACAAAAAGCTATCGCCCCGGGAGATGCCAAGAAACCGGTCGCTTCCATCCTGGAAGCGTCCAGATTAGCAGGAAAAGCAACCGGTATTATTGCAACATCCGAAATTATGCATGCCACACCTGCCGACTTCTCGGCCCATTATCCGGATCGCAAAAACTATGATGCCCTGAGCAAACAGCAGGTTTATAACGGTATGGACGTTGTTCTTGGCGGAGGAAGTAGTTATCTGGAGCCTTCGGGACGCAAAGATGGCGAAAACCTGGTGTCCTCCATTAAAGCACTGGGCTATGACTATGTAACGACCCCGGCAGCAATGAAAGCTTCGACATCAGGCAAGCTGTGGGGCATGTTCGCCCCTGCGGGCATGTCCTATAACATGGATCGTGATCCAGCGAAGCAGCCTAGCCTCGCCGAGATGACTTCTAAAGCTATTGAAGTTCTGTCCAAAGACGAAGACGGCTTCTTCCTGATGGTTGAAGGCAGCAAAGTGGACTGGGCAGCACATGCCAATGATCCAATCGGTATTATCAGTGATGTGCTGGCATTCGATGATGCCGTGAAAGTAGCCATGGATTTTGCCAAAAAAGATAAAGAAACCGTCGTTGTCGCAGTCACGGACCACCAGAACGGTGGATTGACTATCGGTAACAATTCAACTGCAGGAACTTACGATAAAGAGCCATTGTCCACATTTATCGGACCTTTGAAAAAGGCCAAACTTACAGGTGAAGGCGTAGAGTCCAAACTCAACGCCAAACGCACCAATATCAAAGCTGTAATGAAGCAGTACTACGGCATTACCGACCTGACTTCCGAGGAAATCGCTGCAATCAAAGCAGCCAGCCCGGGCAGCCTCAATTATACGGTTGGACCGATGATCAGCAAACGTTCCGGCATTGGCTGGACTACGGGTGGACATACGGGCGGAGATGTTGTGCTTTATACGTACGCTCCGAATAATGATCGACCTTTTGGTGTCATCGACAACACGGATGTTGCCAAATATATGGCGCGCGTGCTGAACCTTGACCTCGACAGTGTGAGCAAACAACTATTTGTACCTGCTAAACAGGCTTTTACTGCAAAAGGAGCAACGTACAAGCTGGATCTGACAGATGCCAAAAATCCGAAGATCCTTGTAACCAAAGGCAGCACCAAGCTTGAACTGCAAATCTACAAAAATATCGCACTCGTTAATGGTAAAAAGTCAACTCTGGATGGCGTTATTGTCTACAATGGCGTAGAAGCCTTTGTGTCACAGGATGCGATTGATCTTATTCAATAAAAAAAGTGCCCGCTCATTGAACGGCACTCTTAACTAAACTGCCCAAGAAAATTGTTGGGCAGTTTTTCGATTTCACTTTTAAGTGCAACTTTTATATACAAAGGTAACGTGTATGATAGGCCCACGCACAGGCTTATCGTATAATAAGCATAACGTTGATAAATATGACGCAAAAAAAGGAGAGACTCAAGATGTTAATCAAATTAAACTGGATTACACTGCGGGTGCGCGATCTCGAAGCATCGCTCCGTTTCTACCACGATATGCTTGGGCTGCCGATTCAGCGCAGATTCGAAAGCCGTGGACGGCAGATCGCCATGCTGGGCCCAGAAAATGAAACGAAGCTTGAACTGATTGAGGGCAGCGAAACCATCCTCAAGCCCGAAGCCGGTGTGTCGATCGGTTATGAGGTAAGTTCACTGGACGAAGCCATGGAACAGCTCGCTGCATTAGGCATCCCAATTGTACGAGGCCCCGTCCAGCCCAATCCACATCTGCGGTTTATTTACATAGCCGACCCCGATGGCTTCGAAGTGCAGCTGGCTGAACATGCTTGATCAGGCACAATTATGAGTGAGTCGAGTCCTAATAAGTGTACGTTTCACGATGACTGACCTGTTATGTGTGGATTCAAACCTGCACGCACACCCCACATAGGACGGCGTCAGCGCGCTGTTGTGCAAGTTTACAGCTTCATCCGACGCATTAGCGGCACACCCACGCGATTCAAAAGCTGTTCAAGCAGTATCCAGCACCAGCGTCTGGACATTGGCAGGTGGCGCTCATACACGGCAGAATACTCGAAATCCGACACAGCACCACGGTTGCGCTTGAACTGCGCAGCACCAGCACTCTCATGCAGCAGATGGCCGTTCTCGCGGGCTTGTCCAATCAAGCAGGCCGACAGCATACGGTACAGTCCAATGGACTGAGGCAGCGCTGTATCGTAACCGAACAACGGCGTTGTCATCACCCCGTTCCGGCAAAAATATCCCATAATCGCATCGATACGCCCTTCTTTTCGCAGACCATACAGGGTAAGTGCTCCAGAAGCTTTCGCTGTAGCAATGAAATGCTCAGTGAACTGCGGATTATCATAGGAGTATTTCTCAAGGTACAGCAGCTTGTACAGCTCCGCGATCCGTGGAATATCTTCCTCCGTCAGATTCTCTTCAGAGACGAATTCATATCCGTGCTTGGCAAGCAGTTCGTAATCCCGCTTCAGCAGCCAGCGCGACTTTGCATTGCCGAAATTCGAATCATTGGCCTGGTACAGATAGATTTGACGGCTCGGAATCAGTTGACAGCCTGCTTGTTTCAGCTTGTCCATCAGATCGGAGTGAAGCCCGGTGCACAAGGAGCGAAATACGACAGCATGCTCAGGATAACGTTCCTTTACCGCTGCAAGCAGACAAACGACCTGCTCTGCGGACATGGCCGGATACAGGTTCGTTGATAACAACCAGTTGTTGATATGTACAACCTTGTTTATTTGTGATTGCTTCATCCCCCACCCCACCACACTGAGCAGCGCTAAGAGCCCTTTTTCCAGCAACGGTTTCCGAAGCAGCGTCAACTCCTGCTTGGCATAACGCACATAATGCGTATAAGGCGAACAGACGTAAGCATTATTGTACTCTGTTTCATTTACCGTCAACGGAAGCACAAGATCGTCGATCCTGACGATGAGCAGGGTTGTGCTTACGTTTACAATAAAGTCCCGCGTCCCTTTCATCATCATGGGTTCCAAATATGCTCTTGCATATCTGCCATCCTTCGTGTTGGGCCAGTCCATATCCTCAAGCGAGTTCCGATCATAGAAACGAACGCGTCTACCGCAATTTTCATTCGTCGCTTCATCCATCTGGTCTCGGTGATCCTGCCTCTGTTGCGTTACCCCATTGTTCACGTTTAATTCCTCCACGAAGTAATATTGGATGCATCAGAGATGACATTTACATTTACATATTCCTGTTCCTCCCATTATAGTAGGCCCGAATGAACATCCACAATGGTTTCGTTGTAAGCACCCGAGAGCCTTTCCATCTCAAAAAATAACCAAGCCCGCCTCCGTATTATGATTGGAGACAGGCTCAGTAGAATGACCTTCAAATATGTTTTGCGTATATTCGGGACTCACTTATATGCAGCAAAACTATTCCCGACGCTATTTTAGGTTACAGGGTATCGGCAGTAGAACGTACTTCGTTCTCCTCAGACACTAACTCATTCAAATCCACGATTAGTTGCTCCAGTTCTCCGAAGCTGTCCACCATTCTCTGAGTCAGGTTGCGCTGTTCCTCCATGCTGGCAAGAATCTCTTCCGTAGCCGCACTCGATTGCTGCGTCACACTTGAAATTTCTGAAACCTCATTCACCACTTTGGATGACGATTCTCTCATGGTGGCTGAGCTGCTCTCCATATCTGCCGCCTGATTCAGCACTTGCTGCGAGTTACTATTAATCGTACGGAAGACCTCTTCAGCCGTCTGTACGCTGTCTTTTCCTGCTTCCAAAGCGAGTCGAATACGCTCAAATCGATCCGTCAACGCCTGTGTCTGTCCTCTCAAACGGGATAAAATAGCAGCAATATCACTGGCCGACTGGCCGGAGTGCTCTGCCAGCTTACGAACTTCCTCCGACACGACTGCAAACCCGCGTCCGTGTTCACCTGCACGGGCTGCTTCGATCGCTGCATTGAGCGCAAGCAGATTCGTCTGGTTCGCAATATCCGAGATGCTGTTCAGCATCAGCGTCATGGACTCACTTTCCTCGTTAAACTTGCTCATATCGTTGGCAGTGGTATTGATGGTTTCGTATAGCTCCTGCATCTGGACATTCAGATGATCCATCTGTGTGCTGCCTGTTTCTGTACTCATGGCCATGCTGGCTGACAGTTCTTTCATCTGATGCGAGTAGGAAGCAACATCGCGGATATGCTGATCCGACAAGGACAAGGACTCTGAAATTTCAGCCACACTGGTAGCCTGAAATTCAACGCCTTTGGCCACTTCACTGAATCCAAGCGTCACTTCATGGGTAATGGAGCCGGTTTCGGTTACTTTTTGCTTCAGTTGGTCCATATAACGAGATAGGCCCTCTACAGATTCTTTAACCCTTACAAGCATGGTTTCCACTCTCATTTTGGATTGCTCCACCTCTTGCCAACGGGCTTCGCTATCCCAAAAGAGTCTTTGATTCAACTGAGAAACCATCATCAGAATGGCTCCGGTAAGTGCAAACAATCCTACATCAACGATATGGCCAATAAACTCCTCTGAACTCTTTGTCTCCACCAGAACAACCTGAAGAATACTAATGGCAAGCAACACAAGAAATCCGGTTGTGAACAGTTTCTTGTCAGGATAGAGCAATAACACTGAAGTGATAACCAGACTTAAAGTGATGTTAACACTTCCCCAGCCTGCATAAACTCCACAGACCGTAATCAGGAGTGTACACAGCCACGGGATCACATGGATATATTTCTTCTTGATGTTGGCGTACGTTACCCAACCGGCGAATAAAATAGCTACCCCATTCGAAACGAGCAGCTTGGGTTCCAGAAAGGCCAGACCAAAACCGATGGCAATAATAACCCACAGGATGATACAGATCAGCTTGTTCCTTTTCCAGATGATTTCATCATAACGATTCATGAATTCCCCGTCCTTTTTATCAATTAAATACGATGGTGAAACATCTTCTGTACTATCTTTTATCAGCCTATAGTCCTTGCTTATAGTTAAATCGCAAAATCCTGGGGCTTTGTTATAGTACATTAGGTCTTCACAAACATGAAAACATACCTAATGTATATCGGATTTTGATTATAAATTTTTAATATATAAAGGAATATAATATGTACTAATATTTCAAATATTATATTTGGTTATCTCCATAGTAAAAACCCGTATCACAGAGGATACGGGCGCTTTCACCTGCTAACCTATTCACTTCAGATTATCATTGAAAGCACTGCTTCTAATCCATTATTGCAAAGGGAAGCCAGCTATCTTTTACTTACCAAACACAAGTGTGGTGTTAGACGAACCTGCGTACTTGGTGACAAACTCGCGGGCATAACTGGCAGTCTGCACTTCATAGCTGTAGTTGGTGCTTGGTCTCCAACTCGTTTTGGGAGAAGACGGGCTGCTTAGCGCAGGTGTACTGCCTGTATCTGTAAATTCACCGTTTCCTTTATCGTCCAGAATTCCGCCTTTTTCAGCACCTGCGCCGAAATAATTGTTTTCGGAATATATGCGTGCTTTCTCACCAATTGTAATAGCCTGGTTAAAGTTGTTGGCGTAATTGTTTTTGATATGAAAATAACCGTATCTCATGAGACCAGGACCACGTACATACAGGTTTTCAAAGTAGTTATTTGCCATCGTTACATGAGGTACACCATTATAGCTGCTGTTGCCATCATTCGGATATCCGAGAATAATTCCATATTTGTGGTTTGCAAATTTGGAATTGCTGATCGTAATATAATCTGCGCGATCCCCAATATACAAGAGCTTGTCCAGATCACTTCCGCTCGAGCTGTAGCTGTGCCCGGAGAATGTCACGTGATCGATCCAGTAGTTGGAGCCTGAAGTAATGTACATCTGAATGTCATCGTTGGCATTAATATTGGAAGCGTGTTCAAAAGTGAGATTCTGAAAAATGACATTGCTTGAGCTGGATGTGGATCTAAAATGAATGTTCGTCAGCGTGTGTTTATCAAAGGAACCTACCAACGTTTTATTCGAGCCGAATTCAACTTTTTGCAACGTAGAGGAAGCAATATTTTGTTCAACAACTACAATCTTAGAAGTTGAGCCTGCCATATGCGTTCGCAAATCATTCAGATTGCTGACGTAGACAACCTGACCGTTCTTGCCACCTGTCGTGGCTGATTTGGATACACCACTCTCATTTTTGGCGTTACCGGCAAATCCCGTTAAACCATTCGTGCCTGTGTTGGGATAACTGGCCGCACCATATGTGGCAGGTGCCGTAGAGAGCGTGGAGACCGTCAACAATAACAGCGTTACAGCGAGTAAAAGAATCGAAAATTTCTTCAAAATTTCACCATCCTTTATAATTTTATCCTGAAAGACAAGTAGATTATATCGTGTAACATCGGATGTGACAATACAAAAATTGCAATTTAACCATTAATTTTATTTTTTTGCAACAGCAGTCCCCGTATAAGAAAAATGAAAAGACGACACAACGTCATCTGTAAAAACCATGACTTTGTATCGCCCTTTCTCTGACTCCTATTTGATTTTCAGTTCCAGCTTGTTTTTCTCGGCTTCCTGCAAATCATCGTAAACTTTGCCCGGCTCACTGCGAAGTTTTAACACCAGAGATTGTGGGTCATCCAGCAGATTACTGCTGAAGGAATAGATCATACCGTCTTCCGTTCCGCCACCTGACACCATGGATAGTTTAGTCTTCTTCCCATCTTTTGTTGTGGATACAATCTCGGTAGGGCTCACAACATCACTGACGGAGAGTTTGGCTTTATAATCAATCTTTTGATTAGGTTCAAAGATAAATCTTGCTCGTATAACCAGTGGGGATGTCTCTACTTCAGATAACATCACCTCATGCCCCCCAATCGTAAATAACTGATTAAGTTCAATTTTCTCCGTCTTAGCGAGCGAAAATTTAGGGTCCAGATCAAAGCTCACTTCCATCGGTTTCGAAAATTGGTATTTGGTATCTTTTTTAACCTTATTCGTGTCAGCCAGCAGATCAGGAACTACAGATGAAATGCGAAAATCGAACTTCACTTGTCCCGGAAGCGGTGTACTCCCATCCATTTCAACGGTGCTGCGTCCATAAAGTGTATACTTTCCATTGGAGCTATACAGACTGCTTATACCGCCATTACCAAGTGATTGGTTCGTCATGCCATTGACCATATTCGTTTTGGGAACCGAATAGATCTCTTGGGAAGCATCCGTCTGGGCAGTATACAATACGATCATCTTGTTTTCATCCGCCATCACAGCATTGACGGTTAACTGATATATTCCTGATTTCACAGAACGATTCACAAACTGTACATAACCATTGCTAATTGCGGATGCAATCGTGTTTCCGTCTACATCCTTTTCAGCCAACTCCCGAAAAGGTTCAAGAACTCCCCAATTCTGTGCGGGCTGGCTGTACATTGCCTGTTGTGGCATAGAACCGCCAATTGGACCCATTAGCAGCCAACCAGCTGCTAGAGCTGTTACGAGCACCGCAGTTATCCACTTTAATTGCACATGACCTGTCATTCGCCGGGTTCTGGCCTGTGCCATACCTCGCTGAATGGCAAATGCCGTGTCCGCCGGATTCAATTGCTGTCTCTCCAGTTTAGCCTGGGAAGCATCTGCCAAAAGCGCCTGTTCCTCCGGACTAGTTGTCATGCCAATCCCCCCTGTTCTTCATCTGCTTCCGTAACAGTTCCAACCCTTTATGCTGCCAAGTCTTGATGGTGCCCTCCGGTTTGCCGAGAATGGAGGCAATCTCAATCAACGTCATGTCGTTATAGTATTTCAGCAGTAACACATGGCGGTATTTCGGTTTAATTTTCTCAAGCATGAACCACATCGCAAGTTTGTTATCATTGAATTCGGCAATAGCAGACTCGGCTATCGCCTCCTCCAACCCTTCGCTCGGCAGTGGTGTGGCCCGCTTGCGACGTCTTTGTTCATCAATGCACACGTAGATCAGAATACGAATAATCCACGCTTTGAATGCCTTCTCATTTTTCAGAGAGCGACGCTTGATCCAGGCCCGGCATGTCATCTCCTGCACCGCTTCAAGTGCATCGTGACGATTACGCAGGTAACTGTAGGCAATGGAGATCAGCGTGTCCTGATGCTCCATGATGGACTGGACAAATACCGTCTCATCTTCACTCTGTATGAACAGTATCTTCTTCATCTCGGCTTTGGTTTCCACCCCGCAATCCCCTCCTTCTCTCTTTCTGTGGTATAAGACGGGCGAGCACTCCAAACGGTTTTATTTATTTCTCAGCAAAAATGAGACTTAACCCATAAGTTTGCCATTTGGCAAGCTTATGCTTCCAAAAACTCATGGCATACTTATACTTCCAATTCAAGCATCTACAAACACACATTCCTACTCGCTTTGAAAATGTGCAAAAAGTGCCCGTTCTAGGACCTTTATGAATGAAAAACACTAAAATATCGGTTGCGGGAAGTCAGTAACACCTTCACAATGTATAATTTGAGTTAGTAGGAAGTTTAAATTATGGTTTAAATGACAAAGAAGCCAACCACTATTACGATTGACTTCACTTGAATTTATTGAGCTATTGTTTCCCGTTAGTCTAACAAAAAATTTTCTCCTTTAAGATATTTTCACAAAATAATCCTGAATAACTGATGGGAAATTTTCTGCCCCTTTTGGATTAATATCTGAACAGGAACCATTTGTTCAGGAATTCCAGCCGCTTGCATAACTTTGCCGTATGTTTCAAAATCAACTTGCTGTACTTGCACTTCTTTCTTAAAGACCTCTCCAACAATACGTACCAGTTCTTCTTGGTTAGAGGGTTACTACCAAGTTCATATTTTAGATCGTAAGCACAGCTTTGCCTGTAAAGCGGCGATTGATTAATTGACGTGCCACGGCGTCAATCTGCTCCCAGGATTCTTGCACCTCGATAACCGTCTGCAATTTGCCTGCTTCAACCAACCGAGCGAGCATGGCAAGATCTTGCGAAGGCGCATGGCGGTTCATTTCTTCACCGAGAAAAAAGCTATACAGCGTCCTTCCGCCTAAACCGAGTATGTGCAAAGAAGAGGTATCTGAAGAAGAATGACCCAGGGATACGCAGACGCCTTGTGGGATCAACTGCGGGAAAAGAGCGGCAAGCGTATCTCCGCCAACGGAATCGATGATAAAATCATAGGGGCCATTCGTAGCGATGGCTTTCGTCACGTCTTCCCCAACAAGGACTTCATCTGCGCCAAAAGCCATAGCTTGCTTGGCCTTGGACTCGGAACGAGCAACGCCGATTGAATAAGCGCCAGATAAGGCAGCCAACTGATGAGCGAATGCACCGACCCCTCCGGTTGAACCTGTAATTAACACTCGCTTGCCTAGCAAGAGTCCTCCTTTACGCAAGGCGTATAGAGCCGAGAGGCCGGCAACTGGCAAGGCAGCAGCTTGTTCGAAGGTGATCTCGTCAGGAATTTCAGCCAGAGTGAGGGCAGGTACCGCGATTTGCTCCGCCCAGGCTCCCGTTAGCAAAAGACCAACCACACGGCTCCCTTTCTTCGGGCCAACGCCATTTGAGGCCTGCTGCCGTACAATACCAGAGAAATCCCAGCCGGGCCTGCTCGTTTCCTGGCGCTGGATTGCATCGACGACTTCGCCGCGATTAAGCGAAAAGGCTTTAACTTCCACGATGGTCTCCCACGGTTGTGCTTGAGGTGTTTCGACTTCCTGAATAGTGAATGGATCTTTGTTGTGCGGGTTGACAACAATCGCACGTATCATGATGATTCCCCCCCCTTTTTTCAATGTATGGTGAGTTGGTATACTTTGTAGTATATCCGCAGCAATTTCATTTCCCAAGTGCAGAACTACACCTGTTTTTTGAAAGGGGAGAACACCGTGACGACATCGAATCAAGATAGAAGCGCTGCCGAATTAAAACGTGTACTAGACACGATTGAACGGCTTCGGATACAGCGGCAGCAGAACCCGGTTAAGATTGTCTCCCGGATCCAGAACATGAAGCGTTTTACCCAACAAGAATTGAATGATGAGGCTTGCGGCACATACAAAAACTTGCTGACGGGACGTTCTCGACGCTTGCCTGATCGTCAAACCCTTATGGACATCGCGAATTATTTGGAATGCACAGGCGAAGAACGGAATGATCTGCTTCTATCCGCAGGTTATGTGCCAATTC includes:
- a CDS encoding RNA polymerase sigma factor yields the protein METKAEMKKILFIQSEDETVFVQSIMEHQDTLISIAYSYLRNRHDALEAVQEMTCRAWIKRRSLKNEKAFKAWIIRILIYVCIDEQRRRKRATPLPSEGLEEAIAESAIAEFNDNKLAMWFMLEKIKPKYRHVLLLKYYNDMTLIEIASILGKPEGTIKTWQHKGLELLRKQMKNRGDWHDN
- a CDS encoding zinc-binding dehydrogenase; translated protein: MIRAIVVNPHNKDPFTIQEVETPQAQPWETIVEVKAFSLNRGEVVDAIQRQETSRPGWDFSGIVRQQASNGVGPKKGSRVVGLLLTGAWAEQIAVPALTLAEIPDEITFEQAAALPVAGLSALYALRKGGLLLGKRVLITGSTGGVGAFAHQLAALSGAYSIGVARSESKAKQAMAFGADEVLVGEDVTKAIATNGPYDFIIDSVGGDTLAALFPQLIPQGVCVSLGHSSSDTSSLHILGLGGRTLYSFFLGEEMNRHAPSQDLAMLARLVEAGKLQTVIEVQESWEQIDAVARQLINRRFTGKAVLTI